A window of the Actinomycetota bacterium genome harbors these coding sequences:
- a CDS encoding SdpI family protein, with translation MGFWMFMLIIVLFIPLTMIIWGWLFMKKPPQTINYIYGYRTTMSMKNKDTWDFAHKHCGRIWYYIGIIMLPLSMIVMLFCIGSGNNTVETTGGVLVGIQVLILIVSIFPTSIALHKHFDKDGRLKN, from the coding sequence GTGGGTTTTTGGATGTTTATGTTAATTATAGTTTTATTTATACCTTTGACTATGATAATCTGGGGCTGGCTGTTTATGAAAAAACCTCCGCAGACCATTAACTATATCTATGGTTACCGGACAACTATGTCCATGAAAAATAAAGATACTTGGGACTTTGCCCACAAACATTGCGGAAGGATTTGGTATTATATAGGAATTATAATGCTTCCCTTATCCATGATTGTGATGCTTTTTTGTATTGGCAGTGGAAATAACACAGTGGAAACTACCGGAGGAGTCCTTGTTGGCATCCAAGTGCTGATTCTTATTGTTTCAATATTTCCAACCTCGATAGCTTTACATAAACACTTCGACAAGGACGGAAGGCTAAAAAACTGA